In one Lepisosteus oculatus isolate fLepOcu1 chromosome 26, fLepOcu1.hap2, whole genome shotgun sequence genomic region, the following are encoded:
- the aipl1 gene encoding aryl-hydrocarbon-interacting protein-like 1 isoform X1, with protein sequence MMFCLQSQRIESWAHRHRTQSHGQDRTSPSRMDQTMLLNVEGVKKTILHGGSSELPKFITGTKVTFHFRTLLCDDDRTVLDDSKKVGVPMEIVIGNMFKLEIWETLITSMRTEEVAEFWCDVIHTGLYPIVAKSLRRIAEGKDPVDWHIHTCGMANMFAYHSLGYPDLDELQKEPQPLIFVLELVKVEQPSEYNRESWALNDEERLKAVPLLHGQGNKLFKQGRYEDATNKYKEAIICLRNIQTKEKGWEAPWLKLEKMANTLILNYCQCLLRMEEYYEVLEHTTDIINHHPGVKKAYYIRAKAHVEVWNEQEAKADFQKVLDLDPSMAKTVRKELMILHMRMEEKREEDRLKYKGMF encoded by the exons ATGATGTTCTGCCTTCAGTCCCAGAGGATCGAAAGCTG GGCCCACAGGCACAGGACACAGAGCCACGGACAAGATCGCACCAGCCCGTCCAGGATGGACCAGACCATGCTGCTCAATGTTGAAGGAGTGAAGAAGACTATTCTACACGGAGGATCCTCCGAGCTGCCCAAATTCATCACTGGGACAAAG GTGACCTTCCATTTCCGAACCCTGCTGTGTGACGATGACCGGACAGTGCTGGACGACAGTAAGAAGGTGGGGGTGCCCATGGAGATAGTGATTGGGAACATGTTCAAGCTGGAAATCTGGGAGACCCTCATTACCTCCATGAGGACAGAGGAAGTGGCTGAGTTCTGGTGTGACGTCATT CACACAGGTCTGTACCCCATTGTTGCCAAGAGCCTGCGACGCATTGCAGAAGGGAAGGACCCTGTAGACTGGCACATCCACACTTGTGGTATGGCCAACATGTTCGCCTACCACAGCTTGGGCTACCCAGATCTGGACGAGCTGCAGAAGGAGCCCCAGCCCCTGATATTTGTCTTGGagctggtcaag GTGGAGCAGCCCAGTGAGTACAACAGAGAGTCCTGGGCTCTGAATGACGAGGAGAGGCTGAAGGCAGTACCCCTTCTCCATGGACAGGGGAACAAGCTCTTCAAACAGGGGCGATATGAGGACGCAACCAACAAGTACAAAGAAGCTATTATCTGCCTCAGAAATATACAGACCAAG GAGAAAGGTTGGGAGGCACCCTGGCTGAAGCTGGAAAAGATGGCCAACACACTCATTCTCAACTACTGCCAGTGCCTGCTCCGCATGGAGGAGTACTATGAGGTGCTGGAGCACACGACTGACATCATCAACCATCACCCGG GGGTGAAGAAAGCCTACTACATCCGGGCTAAGGCACACGTGGAGGTGTGGAACGAGCAGGAGGCCAAGGCTGACTTCCAGAAGGTCCTGGATCTGGACCCCAGCATGGCGAAGACAGTGAGGAAGGAGCTGATGATCCTGCACATGCGGATGGaggagaagagggaggaggaCAGACTCAAGTACAAAGGCATGTTCTGA
- the aipl1 gene encoding aryl-hydrocarbon-interacting protein-like 1 isoform X2: MDQTMLLNVEGVKKTILHGGSSELPKFITGTKVTFHFRTLLCDDDRTVLDDSKKVGVPMEIVIGNMFKLEIWETLITSMRTEEVAEFWCDVIHTGLYPIVAKSLRRIAEGKDPVDWHIHTCGMANMFAYHSLGYPDLDELQKEPQPLIFVLELVKVEQPSEYNRESWALNDEERLKAVPLLHGQGNKLFKQGRYEDATNKYKEAIICLRNIQTKEKGWEAPWLKLEKMANTLILNYCQCLLRMEEYYEVLEHTTDIINHHPGVKKAYYIRAKAHVEVWNEQEAKADFQKVLDLDPSMAKTVRKELMILHMRMEEKREEDRLKYKGMF, translated from the exons ATGGACCAGACCATGCTGCTCAATGTTGAAGGAGTGAAGAAGACTATTCTACACGGAGGATCCTCCGAGCTGCCCAAATTCATCACTGGGACAAAG GTGACCTTCCATTTCCGAACCCTGCTGTGTGACGATGACCGGACAGTGCTGGACGACAGTAAGAAGGTGGGGGTGCCCATGGAGATAGTGATTGGGAACATGTTCAAGCTGGAAATCTGGGAGACCCTCATTACCTCCATGAGGACAGAGGAAGTGGCTGAGTTCTGGTGTGACGTCATT CACACAGGTCTGTACCCCATTGTTGCCAAGAGCCTGCGACGCATTGCAGAAGGGAAGGACCCTGTAGACTGGCACATCCACACTTGTGGTATGGCCAACATGTTCGCCTACCACAGCTTGGGCTACCCAGATCTGGACGAGCTGCAGAAGGAGCCCCAGCCCCTGATATTTGTCTTGGagctggtcaag GTGGAGCAGCCCAGTGAGTACAACAGAGAGTCCTGGGCTCTGAATGACGAGGAGAGGCTGAAGGCAGTACCCCTTCTCCATGGACAGGGGAACAAGCTCTTCAAACAGGGGCGATATGAGGACGCAACCAACAAGTACAAAGAAGCTATTATCTGCCTCAGAAATATACAGACCAAG GAGAAAGGTTGGGAGGCACCCTGGCTGAAGCTGGAAAAGATGGCCAACACACTCATTCTCAACTACTGCCAGTGCCTGCTCCGCATGGAGGAGTACTATGAGGTGCTGGAGCACACGACTGACATCATCAACCATCACCCGG GGGTGAAGAAAGCCTACTACATCCGGGCTAAGGCACACGTGGAGGTGTGGAACGAGCAGGAGGCCAAGGCTGACTTCCAGAAGGTCCTGGATCTGGACCCCAGCATGGCGAAGACAGTGAGGAAGGAGCTGATGATCCTGCACATGCGGATGGaggagaagagggaggaggaCAGACTCAAGTACAAAGGCATGTTCTGA